Part of the Cyanobacteriota bacterium genome, CAAGTTGCTGCCATTAAGGGGCTTGACGATACCATCTTGCAACTTGTAGAGCAAATTCCTGACTCAAATTCAACCCTAAAACAGGTGATAACCGCTTGGGTTCATGATTTTTATTTCGATCGCATCTTAGAGGTGATTCAGCATGGAAACACAGATGCAAACTGACAACCAATCTACAGAATTCTCACGTCGCTACCCTCCCTCAAAAGGTGACATCTTGATTGTAGATGACACCCCTGACAATCTACGAGTATTGTCAGCCATGCTAACCTCCCAGGGATTTAACGTGCGTAAAGCTCTGACGGGTCAGCGCGCCATTTCATCTGTGGAAGCCGATCGGCCTGATCTAATTTTGCTCGATATCAAAATGCCCGGAATGGATGGCTACACCGTTTGCCAACATCTCAAGGCCAATCCTCACACCAGTCATGTTCCTATCATTTTCATCAGTGCTCTAGATGATGCCATAGATAAGGTTAAGGCCTTCGTGGTAGGCGGCGTAGACTATATCACCAAGCCCTTCCAAGAAATTGAAGTGTTAGCTCGCATCACCCACCAACTGCACATTCAACAGTTGCAGCAACAACTGATGCAGCAAAATGAGGAACTAGCCCGCTCTAATCGAGAACTAGAGCAATTTGCCTACGTTGTTTCCCATGATTTGCAGCAGCCGTTGCAAAGTATTACAGGTTTTGTCAAGCTATTGCAGTTAAAGTACGAACACCAGTTAGATGATGTTGCCATTGATTACATCAACCGTGTCTATACTGCCGGTAACCGAATGCAGCGGCTGATTCACGACCTATTGACCTATTCGCGCATCGGGAAACAGCAAAGCTTTGGCCCAGTGGACTGCAACGTAGTCGTCAAGCAAATGTTGGAAACTTTCCTGCATACGGGTGGATCTAAGCGCCCGGTCATTACCTGTGAAGTGCTGCCTGTAGTTATGGGGAACGAAACTCAGATTATGCAATTGTTTCAAAACTTAGTGGGTAATGCTGTCAAATTTGTAAACCCTGGTACTACACCACATGTGTCTATTGCAGCCGTTTCAGAACCAGACTACTGGCTCTTTAGGATTCAAGATAACGGCATTGGCATTGAAGCTGACCAGATTAATCGGGTATTTGAGATGTTTCAGCGCACCCAAGCAGCCACCAAGTATGACGGTTCGGGGATTGGTCTGGCCACTTGTAAAAAGATTGTAGAAAACCATGGTGGCAAGATTTGGATTGAATCTCAAGTGCAAGTAGGTACAACCATCTACTTCACATTGCCCAAGATAAAGATGCCACCCATGTCACAGAACTAACCCCTACCCTCCTACGCTGATGCACAATGATCTGTCAACGAGTTGACGATTGGTGAGTTGCTCTGACAACTGGTCAGTTGCTCTACAATGGGGTTGGTAAGGTTGGAGGATATGGAATGAGAACGGGGGCGATCGTCTGCTTGGGGCTGTTAATGATGTGGGGATTATTGGCAACTCCTCTGCGTGCCCAGCGGCTTGGCAACAGTTCTCTCGATTTCTATGAGCAAGGGTTACAGCAGTTAGAGCGTGAAATTCAGCGCTTACAGGTCAACCCTACGCTAGATGATGCATCTCTGTTAACACCTATCCAACCATCAGCTCAACCGCCATCACCCCAGATTAACGCCACTCCGCCTCAGACCCCGTCATCTCCACACCTGTCACCATCGCCAACAGTCAACAGTGAGCCATCTCCTACAGTGAATCCTGAGCAGCCATCATCCTAATGTGCTCCTCCGTAGTTAGTGGCCATGAAGCTAGTGAAGCAAACAGCAGTAGAAATGATTTTGCAGGAGGGGGTGACCCTATCACCACTGTTGTGTATTTGGGTGGTGGGATTGATTGTAGTGCCCCTGTTTCTCAGCTATACTACCCTCACTGAAGCTGCGATCGCTACCCTCAGTTGTCAACGCATCAGTTCCGATCGGGTCAATTGTGAGTATCAAAAGGCATCCTTCTTTGGCCTTGTAAAACAAACTCCTATCCAGCTTGAGGATGTAAGGGATGTGCGGCTAGATCAGAAAACCTATCACGACGATGAAGGAGCCTATCAAGCTTATCAGATGCGGGTTGTCACTCGTCGAGGCGAACTAGCATTCACGGACTTCCTGCCAGACTATCGGCAACTATCTGCCCTAGAGTTCAGTCTGAAAGAATTCTTAGGTTCTAAGGAGCAATCAATACAGCTCAGCCATGACACACGCTGGTTTTTTTGGCGTACATTGCTGCCGTTAAGCGTGTTTACAATCTTGCTAAGCATTGGTAGCACCATCGTCTATGGGTTGCTTAAAACTAGAACCCTGACCCTAGACCGACGCACGAACCGAGCCATCTATCACACTCGGACATTGCTTGGTAACCACTATCAGTATGTATCACTGCGCAATGTACGAGGTATTGACATTCGGGAAGAGGTGGACGATGGGGTTGTGTATTATGAGC contains:
- a CDS encoding response regulator, translated to METQMQTDNQSTEFSRRYPPSKGDILIVDDTPDNLRVLSAMLTSQGFNVRKALTGQRAISSVEADRPDLILLDIKMPGMDGYTVCQHLKANPHTSHVPIIFISALDDAIDKVKAFVVGGVDYITKPFQEIEVLARITHQLHIQQLQQQLMQQNEELARSNRELEQFAYVVSHDLQQPLQSITGFVKLLQLKYEHQLDDVAIDYINRVYTAGNRMQRLIHDLLTYSRIGKQQSFGPVDCNVVVKQMLETFLHTGGSKRPVITCEVLPVVMGNETQIMQLFQNLVGNAVKFVNPGTTPHVSIAAVSEPDYWLFRIQDNGIGIEADQINRVFEMFQRTQAATKYDGSGIGLATCKKIVENHGGKIWIESQVQVGTTIYFTLPKIKMPPMSQN